Sequence from the Brassica oleracea var. oleracea cultivar TO1000 unplaced genomic scaffold, BOL UnpScaffold04190, whole genome shotgun sequence genome:
aaaaaaaaagaagagagaattttggttcatttttttgtatttttcttaattttatttatcttattgaaATGTTTTGCTAGTTTATTTTTGCAAGTCAGGTTTAGTAATTGGTTTAAACCAAACCGGAATCTATCAAATGATTAGAAAACGGTATAATTCTCGGATGATTTAGTCTCTATTTAGTAAGGttgttaatcatatatatatacataagcgGGGAGAGATTAAAATCGAAAAAACACTTTcgctctcatctctctctctctcactcttccCGACTCGATCAAGATCGCCTTCCTGTACCGTCATGGATCCGTCGAGAGCTCGTCAGATAAGGGCTTCGTGGAGAGCCGAAGAGGCGTTTGCAGAGAGGTATATGGCGGACATGAGGGGGGAATttatcaaagaagaagagattgacGAAGAGAATGGGTTTGCTCGTGAGTTGTCGTGGGAACGTGTTCGCAACAGGATGGTGATGACGATTTGGGTCACTAGGAAGATGATGGAAGAACACAACCCCCCTCTTGAGGCATTCATCGGGACCT
This genomic interval carries:
- the LOC106321961 gene encoding uncharacterized protein LOC106321961 codes for the protein MDPSRARQIRASWRAEEAFAERYMADMRGEFIKEEEIDEENGFARELSWERVRNRMVMTIWVTRKMMEEHNPPLEAFIGTCDEYGRPGGRGLAVITAQSACLWIGECLEPFLTHFTDSWTNVMTIRADQSMKSWMSE